Below is a genomic region from Paenibacillus rhizovicinus.
TGCTTTGCCCGAATGATGAACGTACACTGAATTGGAATCGAGATCGCGGCGAACAAGGTTGAAAGGAGGCGGGCGGGCATGATCGAAATCGGGTTGTGCGGCTGGGGCGACCATTCCGAGCTGTACCGGGAAGCAGGTGCTTCGCGAAGCAAGCTGCCGATTTACGCCCAATGGTTTCGGGTAGTAGAAGTAGACAGCACGTTCTACGCGATTCAGGCCCCGCACATTATGGCGAAGTGGGCAAGCGAAACGCCGGACGGTTTCCGTTTCGTGATTAAGGCGTATCAAGGCATGACCGGCCATGCCCGCGGCGGTAATGGCAAATTCCATCCTTTCGACAGCGAGACGGCGATGTTCGGGGCGTTCCTGGACGCGATCGCGCCGATTCGGGCGGCAGGCAAGCTGCTGACCGTCCTGTTCCAGTACCCGCCTTGGTTCGCCTGCACGCGTAAGAACGTCGATACGCTGCGAACCGCGAAAGCCCGTATGGGCGATGTTCCTTGCGCGCTTGAGTTTCGCCACCAGAGCTGGTTCACGGACGAAATGCGGGAGAAGACGCTTGCTTTCGCGCGGCGGGAAGGCTGGATGCACACCGTCTGCGACGAACCCCAGGC
It encodes:
- a CDS encoding DUF72 domain-containing protein; this encodes MIEIGLCGWGDHSELYREAGASRSKLPIYAQWFRVVEVDSTFYAIQAPHIMAKWASETPDGFRFVIKAYQGMTGHARGGNGKFHPFDSETAMFGAFLDAIAPIRAAGKLLTVLFQYPPWFACTRKNVDTLRTAKARMGDVPCALEFRHQSWFTDEMREKTLAFARREGWMHTVCDEPQAGDGSIPIVEAATDDAMTIVRLHGRNTEGWVSGGQPNWRDVRYLYRYNETELADWAQRLRRLERLSDEVCVLFNNNSGGDAADNALQAMAMLGQLPPRGSFALVPPAEEPEQLDLFGNADE